In the genome of Burkholderia diffusa, one region contains:
- a CDS encoding FadR/GntR family transcriptional regulator, giving the protein MFEKIPARAMSDHVAQQLLKQIEVGSFSATGKLPTEAVLAQEFGVSRTVIREAISRLKNEGVVEPRQGSGVYVNQHGAIRPLRIDYAEAVEASSLPHLLAVRRAIEAEVAAEAALHHTADDMADIDDALRKIDDAVAEGRDGVAEDVAFHRTIAAVTGNPYFLKTLQFLNQYLEAGVKVTRRNEATREDFSRQVREEHAAIADAIRARDPMAARNAARTHMYNAARRLAEAGIC; this is encoded by the coding sequence ATGTTCGAGAAAATTCCCGCCCGTGCGATGAGCGACCACGTCGCGCAGCAGCTGCTGAAGCAGATCGAAGTCGGCAGTTTCTCGGCCACCGGCAAGCTGCCGACGGAAGCCGTGCTCGCGCAGGAATTCGGCGTGAGCCGCACCGTAATCCGCGAAGCGATCTCGCGGCTGAAGAACGAAGGCGTGGTCGAACCGCGCCAGGGCAGCGGCGTGTACGTGAATCAGCACGGCGCGATCCGGCCGCTGCGGATCGACTACGCGGAAGCTGTCGAGGCGAGCTCGCTGCCGCACCTGCTCGCGGTACGCCGTGCGATCGAGGCTGAAGTCGCGGCCGAAGCCGCGCTGCACCACACGGCCGACGACATGGCCGACATCGACGACGCATTGCGCAAGATCGACGACGCGGTGGCCGAAGGGCGTGACGGCGTCGCGGAAGACGTCGCGTTCCACCGCACGATCGCGGCCGTCACCGGCAACCCGTATTTCCTGAAGACGCTGCAGTTCCTGAACCAGTACCTCGAGGCCGGCGTGAAGGTCACGCGGCGCAATGAAGCGACGCGCGAGGATTTCTCGAGGCAGGTGCGCGAGGAACACGCGGCGATCGCCGACGCGATTCGCGCGCGTGACCCGATGGCAGCGCGCAATGCGGCGCGCACGCACATGTACAACGCCGCCCGCCGTCTGGCGGAAGCCGGCATCTGCTGA
- the ltnD gene encoding L-threonate dehydrogenase, giving the protein MSRNVGVIGLGAMGLGVARSLLRAGFRVHACDVRDTVLQAFAAEGGVACASPAELGARCDVVVTLVVNAAQTETVLFGEHGAVAAMKPGGVVIASATVAPDFAVALGARIEAAGLQMLDAPVSGGAARAASGEMTMMTSGPAAAYAGCDDVLDAIAGKVYRLGDAHGIGSKVKIINQLLAGVHIAAAAEAMALGLREGVDADALYDVITHSAGNSWMFENRVPHILNGDYTPLSAVDIFVKDLGLVLDTARRSKFPLPLSATAHQMFMSASSAGHGGEDDSAVIKTFPGITLPPAR; this is encoded by the coding sequence ATGTCACGAAATGTTGGAGTCATCGGCCTCGGCGCGATGGGCCTCGGCGTCGCCCGCTCGCTGCTGCGCGCAGGGTTCCGCGTGCACGCATGCGACGTGCGCGACACCGTGCTGCAGGCGTTCGCGGCCGAAGGCGGCGTGGCCTGCGCGAGCCCGGCCGAACTAGGCGCGCGTTGCGACGTCGTCGTCACGCTCGTCGTCAATGCCGCGCAGACCGAAACGGTGCTGTTCGGAGAGCACGGCGCGGTCGCGGCGATGAAGCCGGGCGGCGTCGTGATCGCGAGCGCGACCGTCGCGCCCGACTTCGCGGTCGCGCTCGGCGCACGCATCGAGGCTGCGGGCCTGCAGATGCTCGACGCGCCGGTATCCGGCGGCGCGGCGCGCGCGGCCTCCGGCGAGATGACGATGATGACGTCGGGCCCTGCGGCCGCGTATGCGGGCTGCGACGACGTGCTCGACGCGATCGCCGGCAAGGTGTATCGCCTCGGCGACGCGCACGGCATCGGCTCGAAGGTGAAGATCATCAACCAGCTGCTGGCCGGCGTGCATATCGCGGCCGCCGCCGAGGCGATGGCGCTGGGCCTGCGCGAAGGCGTCGATGCCGACGCGCTCTACGACGTGATCACGCACAGCGCCGGCAACTCGTGGATGTTCGAGAACCGCGTGCCGCACATCCTGAACGGCGACTACACACCGCTGTCGGCCGTCGACATCTTCGTGAAGGATCTGGGGCTCGTGCTCGATACCGCGCGCCGCAGCAAGTTCCCGCTGCCGCTGTCGGCCACCGCGCACCAGATGTTCATGAGCGCGTCGAGCGCCGGCCACGGCGGCGAGGACGATTCCGCCGTGATCAAGACTTTCCCCGGCATCACGCTGCCGCCCGCCCGCTGA